One Trichormus variabilis 0441 genomic window, TCACCGGTTTGGCAGAATGCTTCGGTAAAAGTAAAGAATTGCAAGAACATTGCAACTTAATTTTAGTTGCCGGTAAGTTACGTATCGAAGAATCAGAAGATAACGAAGAAAGAGACGAAATCGTCAAACTTTACCGAATTATTGACGAATACAACCTGCATGGCAAAATTCGCTGGTTAGGTGTGCGCTTATCCAAAAATGACTCCGGTGAAATTTATCGTGTCATTTGCGATCGGCAAGGCATTTTTGTCCAACCAGCATTATTTGAAGCCTTTGGGTTGACAATATTAGAGTCAATGATTTCCGGATTGCCAACATTCGCCACCCAATTCGGGGGACCATTAGAGATTATTCAGGATCAAATTAATGGTTTCTACATTAACCCGACCCATCTAGAAGAAACAGCCACAAAAATTCTAGATTTTGTCACCAAATGCGAACATAATCCCAACTATTGGAAGATAATTTCCGAGAAGGCTATTGACAGAGTATATAGTACATATACCTGGAAAATCCACACAACTAAGCTGTTAACTTTAGCCCGGATTTACGGCTTCTGGAACTTTGCCTCGAAGGAAAAACGCGAGGATTTATTACGCTACCTTGAATCTCTGTTCTATTTAATTTACAAACCCAGAGCGCAACAACTATTAGAACAGCATAAATATCGGTAATTTGTTATTAGTCATTAGTCATACCGTTTCTTAATGAAGATGTGCTTTATTCTTCAATACGGTTCAGTTAAGAGAATGGTAGGTTGGGTGGAGCGATAGCGGAACCCAACAAAGTCTTGAGAATGTTGGGTTCCGTTCCTCCACCCAACCTACACCGGTCTAAGTTGTTGCCTTAACTGAACTGTATTGATTTATTCTTAATTGTGAATTTTGAATCGGTATGACTATCTTGTCAAAGAATACCAAGTATTGAAGCCAACTACCCCATCTACTGACAGATTGCGCTGAATTTGAAAAGCTTTAACAGCAGTTTCAGTCAGCGCGCCAAAATTTCCATCTACTCGAACAGCATAGCCTTTAGCAACTAACAGCCGTTGCAAAGCCCGGACAGCAACACCAGAATTACCAAAACGTAGTGTGGGTAAATTGCGACGAGTAGTAGACCTTCTAGCAATTAGTATCTCATTACGAAACCTTTGGCTGATCAGGCGTGGTTCCTGAGAAAATTTGACCCTGACAGCTTGAAAATTATTAAATTCGTCCACACTATATAAGTCTTTTTCTAGAACTTTCTGTGTTTTTGTGATGAGAGATTTGTAATTTTCCGGTTGGTAATTAGCTTTAATCGTGGAGTCATTTTCATTAAGCTGCGTGAATTCAGGCGGCGTGATTTTTGCAGATGATATTAACTGATACGATTCACCCTGTATAGAATTTTTCACGCCTTTGTCAAGCTGAATTGCAGGCTTTTTGGGTACAATAGACGTAGAAGGTTGATTTTTTGCTAATACGCCAGTCATCAGCAAGACAATTTCATTCATGGTAATTGATGTCACTATGACCCATAATTCCTTTGACAGAAAAAAATAAATTATTCCGGAATAACGTCTACTTAAATCTAATGAGTTAAATTTGCATCGATGATGGATAATTTAGAAGCTAGCTGCAAAATTACGAAGATATCCTACCCTCTGACTTTTGGGTGATAACTTCTGTTATTGGAGCAAGTTTTTTTGT contains:
- a CDS encoding peptidoglycan-binding domain-containing protein, which encodes MNEIVLLMTGVLAKNQPSTSIVPKKPAIQLDKGVKNSIQGESYQLISSAKITPPEFTQLNENDSTIKANYQPENYKSLITKTQKVLEKDLYSVDEFNNFQAVRVKFSQEPRLISQRFRNEILIARRSTTRRNLPTLRFGNSGVAVRALQRLLVAKGYAVRVDGNFGALTETAVKAFQIQRNLSVDGVVGFNTWYSLTR